From a single Brassica napus cultivar Da-Ae chromosome C9, Da-Ae, whole genome shotgun sequence genomic region:
- the LOC106413295 gene encoding uncharacterized protein LOC106413295, whose translation MSPEKCMKEENIMLSLLIPGLTQPGNNIDVYLEPLIEDLSQLWEEGEILSGHNISQILRNYKNDFRNVKVTRRKRKVNESVGSDSNTDDESSDLEEEEEVVDEEELSRWKKRPIFFKLPYWEDLPVRHNLDVMHVERNVAASLIATLLHCGKSKDGLNARKDLELLGIRKDLHPQPLGKRTYLPPAPWSLSSKEKKVFCKRLSDFRGLDGYCLNISRCVKIEESKISGLKSHDYHVLMQQVLPVAIRGVLPKGVRIAIGRLCDFFHHLCQRVIDIEKISVMETEIVETLCMFERFFPPSFFDIMVHLVVHLGRESRLCGPVHFRWMYPFERYMKVLKDFVTNLARPEGCIAEAYLAEEYVRFCSQFLKKTTGYEEKPDRNTEFESSSILEGRPISAGTCCVLSEKDKNIIPISLENHEDTQKWLAYGPRVSSRSYTGYIINGLRFHTISVDRQSQNSGVLYEATTMYRSSAKDTSQMVDLVTYYGRVVEILLIDYNTFYIPVFRCLWVNLNGESEEQACEEAKDTEEEADRCRNGGCRRAISRRCNKQRSLR comes from the exons ATGTCACCTGAAAAGTGTATGAAGGAGGAGAACATCATGTTGTCGTTGCTGATTCCTGGTCTAACCCAACCTGGAAACAATATTGATGTGTACTTAGAGCCGCTTATAGAGGATCTAAGCCAACTTTGGGAGGAAGGAGA GATTCTGAGTGGTCATAACATAAGCCAAATACTCAGGAACTACAAGAATGATTTTCGAAATGTGAAAGTAACTAGAAGGAAGAGGAAGGTTAATGAGTCGGTTGGATCAGACTCCAATACGGATGATGAATCTAGTGATttagaggaagaggaagaagtagTTGATGAGGAAGAGCTATCTAGATGGAAGAAACGACCAATCTTTTTCAAGTTGCCTTATTGGGAG GATCTACCGGTTAGACACAACTTAGACGTTATGCACGTGGAAAGAAATGTTGCTGCAAGCCTTATAGCTACATTGTTGCATTGTGGAAAATCAAAAGATGGTCTTAACGCTAGAAAAGATCTGGAACTGCTTGGCATTAGGAAGGATTTACATCCTCAACCCCTTGGGAAAAGAACATACCTTCCTCCAGCTCCTTGGTCTTTGTCTAGTAAAGAGAAGAAAGTATTCTGCAAGCGGCTATCAGACTTCAGAGGTCTGGATGGTTATTGCTTAAATATATCAAGGTGTGTGAAGATAGAAGAATCTAAGATATCAGGATTGAAATCACATGATTACCATGTCTTGATGCAACAGGTTCTCCCGGTTGCTATTAGAG GAGTATTACCTAAAGGTGTTAGGATAGCTATTGGACGCCTGTGTGATTTCTTCCATCATCTTTGTCAGCGGGTAATTGATATAGAGAAAATTTCAGTAATGGAAACTGAAATCGTGGAAACACTCTGCATGTTTGAGAGGTTTTTTCCTCCAAGTTTCTTCGATATAATGGTGCATTTGGTAGTTCATCTAGGCAGGGAATCTCGGTTATGTGGACCAGTCCATTTCCGTTGGATGTACCCATTTGAGAGGTACATGAAAGTGCTGAAAGATTTTGTAACAAACCTTGCAAGACCAGAGGGTTGTATTGCTGAAGCCTATCTCGCAGAGGAATATGTGAGGTTCTGCAGTCAGTTCTTGAAAAAAACAACAGGTTATGAGGAGAAACCTGATAGAAATACTGAGTTCGAGAGCAGCTCTATTCTTGAAGGTCGTCCAATATCTGCAGGCACTTGTTGTGTCCTTTCTGAGAAGGATAAGAACATT aTACCTATTAGCTTAGAGAATCACGAAGACACACAGAAGTGGTTGGCCTACGGTCCTCGTGTTAGCTCTAGGTCTTACACTGGTTACATAATTAATGGTCTGCGGTTTCACACGATTTCAGTTGACAGGCAAAGCCAGAACAGTGGTGTTCTATATGAGGCAACAACTATGTATAGATCTAGTGCAAAAGACACTTCGCAGATGGTTGATTTGGTAACATACTATGGCAGAGTGGTGGAGATTCTGCTTATCGATTACAATACATTCTACATTCCTGTATTTCGCTGTCTATGG GTGAACTTAAATGGGGAATCGGAAGAACAAGCGTGTGAAGAAGCCAAGGACACCGAAGAAGAAGCAGACAGATGTAGAAATGGAGGTTGCAGAAGAGCAATTTCTCGAAGATGTAACAAACAGAGAAGTCTCAGATGA